In a single window of the Armatimonadota bacterium genome:
- a CDS encoding TonB family protein encodes MRDRLLTYAIAASIGIHLAILGLVGKTSAARPIEIEDLKLVRVEVVDIPENVKVSEPENIKPAPKLKSTESEHLPLPPPEKIPVAPPAKPKPKPGKQPPYQETRKKAPISGYSPGSTIASNKPPGDPGGDLNFGSPSHHGDINIGPSGQTPVGWVPGNPGGKGVGSGSGEGVGKPEPLPNATPGPGQEPNPAPPPPPPPPPPPPPDIDVKVCAESGMLPGPYCEKTVIKSFRPGKEPTSICTICKPKHISTLADRAEPELVSGSKRPKYPPSARDQGIEGSVTVEYTINTEGNVVGVKVTKSSGSIELDRAATETVQSRKYKPAVQGGIPRNFRKRETFHFALD; translated from the coding sequence ATGCGCGACCGGTTGCTTACATACGCAATTGCTGCTTCGATTGGAATCCATCTTGCCATTCTTGGTTTGGTTGGCAAAACATCGGCTGCCCGTCCGATTGAAATCGAAGATCTTAAGCTAGTTCGAGTAGAGGTTGTTGACATCCCGGAGAATGTGAAAGTTTCAGAGCCAGAGAACATCAAACCTGCGCCTAAACTCAAATCAACCGAGTCTGAACACTTACCGCTCCCACCGCCGGAAAAGATACCAGTAGCACCGCCAGCAAAGCCAAAACCAAAGCCAGGTAAACAGCCTCCATATCAAGAGACTAGAAAAAAGGCGCCAATTTCTGGATATTCTCCTGGCTCAACCATTGCCTCTAATAAACCGCCGGGCGACCCGGGCGGGGACTTGAACTTCGGCTCACCAAGCCATCATGGTGATATCAACATTGGCCCAAGTGGCCAGACACCAGTTGGATGGGTTCCTGGAAACCCGGGCGGCAAGGGCGTAGGTTCAGGCAGTGGAGAAGGTGTTGGAAAGCCAGAACCCCTACCGAATGCGACTCCAGGTCCTGGTCAAGAACCAAACCCAGCGCCACCACCTCCACCACCTCCGCCACCTCCGCCGCCGCCTGACATAGACGTAAAGGTATGCGCCGAATCTGGAATGCTGCCAGGTCCATACTGCGAAAAAACGGTGATTAAGTCATTTAGGCCTGGCAAAGAACCAACCTCAATTTGCACAATCTGCAAGCCAAAGCATATCTCAACCCTGGCCGACAGGGCTGAGCCAGAATTGGTCAGCGGGTCAAAGCGTCCGAAATACCCTCCATCAGCCAGGGACCAAGGAATCGAGGGCTCTGTAACAGTCGAGTATACCATCAACACAGAAGGCAATGTTGTGGGCGTAAAGGTTACAAAATCTTCCGGCAGCATCGAACTTGACCGCGCGGCGACCGAAACCGTCCAAAGTCGAAAATATAAGCCTGCCGTTCAGGGCGGCATTCCTCGAAACTTTCGCAAACGCGAAACTTTCCACTTTGCACTGGATTAA
- the rpoZ gene encoding DNA-directed RNA polymerase subunit omega, translating to MIYPSMDELDAKVGSKYALVIAVAKRARQLREGAQPLVESTSKNPITIALEEIAAGKIRIHKPTPEEQAAREEQLALPRERKREIEEAVDLLRAPVQEVTEKTGDEKTSHEEEGELTASGNGLSNVDDQGSLGEIGLEERPEIVEE from the coding sequence ATGATATATCCTTCGATGGATGAGCTTGACGCCAAGGTAGGAAGCAAGTATGCGCTAGTTATAGCAGTGGCAAAGCGAGCGCGCCAATTGCGCGAGGGTGCTCAACCGCTGGTCGAAAGCACATCCAAAAATCCGATCACCATTGCTCTTGAAGAAATTGCGGCTGGAAAGATTCGGATTCACAAGCCAACTCCAGAGGAACAAGCGGCCCGGGAAGAACAGCTTGCTCTTCCTCGCGAACGCAAGCGTGAAATAGAAGAAGCAGTCGATCTTCTCAGAGCTCCGGTACAAGAAGTCACGGAAAAGACGGGCGATGAAAAAACATCCCATGAGGAAGAAGGAGAGCTCACTGCTTCGGGCAATGGCTTGTCCAATGTAGATGACCAAGGTTCATTGGGTGAAATCGGGCTCGAAGAAAGGCCCGAGATTGTAGAAGAATAA
- the dnaJ gene encoding molecular chaperone DnaJ codes for MPVKRDYYEVLGVDRGVSQEEIKKAYRRLARQYHPDVNKGDSNAEEIFKEINEAYDVLSDPKKREIYDRYGHQGLNGRFSGSGPGFGFEDFGIGGFGDIFDLFFGSGIRTEQHRRSTAEPGADLQYELEITLEEAATGVERVFRLSRMERCEACNGAGYPQGSSPGLCPDCGGTGQIEHRRSTILGYISSVSTCSRCRGTGEILTNPCRNCGGQGRIRQTSEQTVHIPAGVENGSRIRIRGAGDAGIRGGRAGDLYVIVYIKPHNIFERRGDDIICEVPISFVQAALGDTIEVPVLGGTTTLRIPQGTQPGQVFKLDGKGMPNLDTGRRGDEHVVIKVTIPTELSAQQKELLEQFAQLSGISVENGRGKGLFRKKTTKEVG; via the coding sequence ATGCCTGTGAAAAGAGATTACTATGAGGTATTGGGAGTTGACCGCGGGGTATCTCAGGAAGAAATCAAGAAGGCATACCGACGGTTAGCTCGCCAATACCATCCAGATGTAAATAAGGGCGACTCGAACGCCGAGGAAATCTTCAAGGAAATCAACGAAGCCTATGATGTCCTGAGCGACCCAAAGAAGCGCGAGATATATGACCGATATGGTCATCAAGGGCTAAATGGTCGCTTTTCAGGGTCTGGACCTGGGTTTGGATTTGAGGACTTCGGCATTGGCGGATTTGGCGATATCTTCGATTTGTTCTTTGGCTCAGGCATAAGAACAGAACAACATCGAAGATCAACCGCCGAACCCGGTGCAGACCTTCAATATGAACTTGAGATTACCCTGGAGGAAGCTGCCACCGGCGTTGAACGTGTATTCCGACTATCAAGAATGGAACGATGCGAAGCCTGTAATGGAGCTGGGTATCCACAAGGCAGTTCGCCAGGGTTATGCCCTGACTGTGGCGGCACTGGCCAGATAGAACATCGTCGCTCAACAATACTTGGGTATATCTCATCGGTAAGCACATGCTCCCGATGCCGGGGCACAGGCGAGATACTTACGAACCCTTGTCGCAATTGCGGCGGCCAGGGGCGCATTCGCCAGACGAGTGAGCAAACTGTTCACATACCGGCCGGCGTTGAAAACGGCTCTCGAATTAGAATCCGTGGGGCTGGCGATGCAGGTATTCGAGGCGGCCGAGCAGGAGATTTGTACGTAATAGTCTACATCAAGCCTCACAACATATTTGAGCGTCGCGGGGACGACATCATTTGCGAGGTTCCCATAAGCTTTGTTCAAGCTGCGCTTGGTGATACGATTGAGGTGCCAGTGCTTGGTGGGACTACTACTCTGCGCATTCCGCAGGGGACCCAACCAGGACAGGTTTTCAAACTTGACGGCAAGGGTATGCCCAATCTTGATACAGGGCGGCGGGGCGACGAACACGTGGTTATCAAAGTAACAATCCCGACTGAGCTTTCGGCCCAGCAGAAAGAATTGCTCGAGCAGTTCGCTCAGTTGAGCGGGATCTCGGTAGAAAATGGCCGAGGCAAAGGCTTGTTTAGAAAAAAAACAACAAAAGAAGTAGGCTGA
- the prmA gene encoding 50S ribosomal protein L11 methyltransferase: protein MRWAEMEVQTNVTAQEAVEAIMFENGCGGLAIQGETPVFIKCYLPVDDRLEERISNIQSGIANLTKFGLDPAPAEITIKYAEEQEWAEAWRQFFRTTRVGKHIVIKPPWEKFNPEPGDVVIEIEAGMAFGTGQHPTTRMSLEALEKRVRQCMTVVDFGTGSGILAIAAAKLGACLVIAFDIDELAVRAARENVQRNNEEEHIEVHQTDNLGFIQTTVDLITANIVAETITKNAPDIARVLRRGGILIASGIVDEKSADVERALRNEGFDIAEILKDGEWTTLVAHKAS from the coding sequence ATGCGTTGGGCCGAAATGGAAGTCCAAACCAACGTGACGGCTCAAGAAGCCGTCGAAGCGATAATGTTTGAGAACGGATGTGGTGGCTTAGCCATTCAAGGTGAAACCCCTGTCTTCATTAAATGCTACCTCCCAGTTGACGATCGGCTAGAAGAACGCATATCCAATATCCAAAGTGGCATTGCAAACCTCACCAAGTTTGGGCTGGACCCAGCTCCTGCCGAAATTACTATCAAATATGCCGAAGAACAAGAATGGGCAGAGGCGTGGCGTCAGTTTTTCCGCACAACCCGAGTTGGAAAGCATATAGTTATTAAACCCCCATGGGAAAAATTTAATCCTGAACCCGGCGACGTAGTGATTGAAATCGAGGCAGGCATGGCCTTTGGAACAGGGCAACACCCAACCACTCGTATGAGCCTTGAAGCCCTTGAGAAGCGCGTTCGGCAATGCATGACCGTCGTAGATTTTGGTACTGGTTCGGGAATCTTGGCGATTGCAGCGGCGAAACTAGGCGCCTGCCTTGTAATCGCATTCGACATAGACGAGCTCGCCGTCCGAGCAGCAAGGGAAAACGTCCAGCGTAATAACGAAGAAGAGCATATCGAGGTCCACCAAACTGATAACTTAGGGTTCATTCAAACTACTGTTGACCTAATCACGGCAAACATAGTAGCCGAAACGATCACAAAAAACGCTCCTGACATCGCCCGCGTACTTCGCAGGGGCGGCATCCTCATTGCTTCAGGTATCGTAGACGAGAAATCGGCAGACGTCGAACGTGCACTTCGAAACGAAGGTTTTGACATAGCGGAGATCCTCAAAGATGGCGAATGGACAACCTTGGTAGCACATAAAGCCAGCTAA
- the thiE gene encoding thiamine phosphate synthase: MAGIYVITDEQLAPGRTHLEIARAAISGGARIIQLRDKTADDSRLIEVGTEIVRITTRAGALFIVNDRVEVAIACGADGVHIGQEDQPIQEVRKLFPRGIIGVSVSTIEEALAAEEAGADYIGVGSIFSTSTKSDAGPPIGIEGLVAIRKVCKIPIVAIGGISLENIREVARAGADSAAVISAVVCADDMKAATAALIAEFQSALR, encoded by the coding sequence ATAGCTGGTATTTATGTTATTACCGATGAGCAGCTAGCCCCGGGGCGAACCCATCTTGAAATTGCTAGGGCTGCCATTTCCGGCGGAGCTCGTATTATCCAGCTGAGGGATAAAACTGCCGATGATAGCCGCTTAATCGAAGTTGGAACTGAAATCGTTCGGATTACCACTAGGGCTGGGGCTTTGTTCATTGTTAATGACCGGGTCGAAGTTGCTATCGCATGCGGCGCGGACGGAGTACATATCGGGCAAGAAGATCAGCCAATTCAAGAAGTCCGCAAGCTATTCCCCCGCGGAATCATCGGAGTTTCCGTATCAACGATTGAGGAAGCCCTAGCGGCTGAGGAGGCTGGCGCCGACTATATAGGTGTAGGTTCAATTTTCTCAACTTCCACTAAATCAGATGCTGGGCCTCCTATTGGGATTGAGGGCTTAGTAGCCATTCGCAAAGTTTGTAAAATTCCTATTGTAGCGATTGGCGGAATCTCGCTTGAGAATATACGCGAAGTTGCTAGGGCTGGTGCTGATTCGGCGGCAGTTATATCGGCAGTAGTTTGTGCTGATGATATGAAAGCTGCAACCGCCGCCTTAATTGCCGAATTCCAATCTGCCCTACGGTGA
- the pth gene encoding aminoacyl-tRNA hydrolase, with the protein MKIIVGLGNPGRKYQGTRHNVGYMTVDLLSRRHHIPIRSRALRALIGQGIIADQEVVLAKPLTFMNLSGQAVSALVRKYQVTTADLIIISDDVNLPLGRLRIRAGGSAGGHGGLKSIINELGTEDFSRIRIGIGMPAGDMVDYVLSKFSHSEMPIIREVVSRAADAVETILEQGIEQAMNRFNAPSL; encoded by the coding sequence ATGAAAATCATCGTTGGTCTTGGCAATCCAGGCAGAAAATACCAAGGCACACGACATAATGTTGGATATATGACTGTTGATTTGTTGAGTCGCAGGCATCATATTCCTATCAGATCGCGGGCGCTGAGGGCGCTTATAGGCCAGGGGATTATAGCAGACCAAGAGGTAGTGCTTGCCAAGCCGCTCACTTTCATGAACCTGAGTGGTCAGGCAGTGTCGGCATTAGTTCGCAAATATCAGGTAACGACTGCCGATTTGATTATTATTAGCGATGATGTCAATCTCCCATTGGGAAGGCTTAGAATCCGAGCTGGCGGCTCGGCTGGAGGACATGGGGGCTTAAAGTCCATTATTAATGAGCTAGGCACTGAAGATTTTTCAAGAATTAGGATTGGCATTGGCATGCCAGCCGGGGACATGGTTGATTATGTGCTCAGCAAATTTAGCCATTCGGAGATGCCAATTATTCGCGAGGTGGTTTCACGAGCCGCAGATGCTGTCGAAACTATCCTCGAGCAAGGCATAGAACAGGCTATGAACCGCTTCAATGCGCCATCTTTATAA
- a CDS encoding ribose-phosphate pyrophosphokinase, with product MPRNSDLRIFAGNSNPGLAESIARELGLSLGKMLVSRFSDGEVRVKIDESARGTDVFLIQSTCAPVNENLMELLVMLDAFRRASAKRITCVIPYYGYARQDKKVKPREPVTARLVADLLTVAGASRVLTVDLHADQIQGFFDIPVDHLSGCPIIAEHLKKLGLTDSGLVVVSPDVGGVARARALAEMLQSPIAIIAKRRPEPNRAEVMEIIGDVNDKIAVMIDDMIDTGGSIATGALELKKRGAKKVYACCTHPVLSGGAIERLDAAPIEKVVVTDTIPVKAQPNSKITVLSVAPLLADAIRRIHLDESVSELFRE from the coding sequence ATGCCGAGGAATTCTGATTTGCGAATATTTGCCGGGAACTCAAATCCTGGATTGGCGGAGTCTATTGCTCGGGAGCTTGGCCTTTCGCTTGGAAAAATGTTGGTTTCCCGGTTCTCTGATGGCGAAGTTCGGGTTAAGATAGATGAAAGCGCTAGGGGCACGGATGTTTTTCTTATACAATCGACATGTGCGCCTGTCAACGAAAATCTCATGGAGCTTCTTGTAATGCTTGACGCATTTAGAAGAGCCTCTGCGAAGCGCATCACATGCGTAATCCCTTACTACGGCTATGCCCGCCAGGATAAGAAGGTAAAGCCGCGCGAACCTGTCACTGCCAGGTTGGTGGCGGACCTTTTGACAGTTGCTGGTGCAAGCCGTGTTCTTACTGTAGATCTTCATGCCGACCAAATCCAAGGTTTTTTTGATATTCCTGTGGATCACCTTTCAGGTTGCCCCATCATCGCGGAGCATCTAAAGAAATTGGGCCTAACAGATTCAGGTTTGGTTGTGGTTTCCCCCGATGTCGGTGGTGTGGCGCGAGCAAGGGCGCTTGCCGAAATGCTTCAAAGTCCAATTGCAATAATTGCAAAGCGTCGGCCGGAACCAAACAGGGCAGAGGTCATGGAAATCATCGGCGACGTAAATGATAAGATTGCAGTGATGATAGACGATATGATAGATACCGGAGGCTCAATCGCCACAGGAGCACTTGAGCTGAAGAAACGAGGAGCAAAGAAGGTTTATGCATGTTGCACACATCCTGTGCTCTCAGGCGGGGCAATTGAAAGACTAGATGCGGCGCCGATTGAAAAAGTTGTAGTGACTGACACAATACCGGTTAAAGCTCAGCCGAACAGTAAGATTACAGTTCTCTCGGTGGCGCCATTGTTAGCAGATGCAATCCGGCGAATTCACCTAGATGAGTCCGTAAGCGAGTTGTTCAGAGAATGA
- the glmU gene encoding bifunctional UDP-N-acetylglucosamine diphosphorylase/glucosamine-1-phosphate N-acetyltransferase GlmU — protein MQDIVGIILAAGKGTRMKSKLPKALHPICGKPMTRYIIDACKDAGINECVVVIGYGAEQVREGLGRDVSYVVQEEQLGTGDACRRAVDTLGNRSCNVLVLPGDTPLVTADVLKRLISEHSQSEADATVLTAVLENGAHYGRVVRGSDGSIKRIVEAKDASPEETEIREINTAIYCFKLACLQTYLQKISPNNKQGEYYLTDVIEFMANDGLRVGGVVSDDPDVVLGVNDRVQLAKLGDVIRRRILERLMLEGVTVVDPSSTYVDWDVKIGQDTILYPGTIIEKGCQIGADCLIGPAARLVNVEVGDRVTILYSTVIESVIDDGTRVGPFANIRPGCKIGKDVRLGDFVEAKNAIIGNSVSMAHLAYVGDAEVGDNTNVGAGTITCNYDGIKKNRTIIGKNAFVGSNVTLIAPVTIGDGAYIAAGSTITKDVPADSLAVARKRQEVKEGWAKRRREKSQKDGNT, from the coding sequence ATGCAGGATATTGTTGGGATAATTCTTGCTGCTGGAAAGGGCACGAGAATGAAGTCAAAACTACCGAAAGCCCTTCATCCAATCTGCGGCAAACCAATGACGCGATATATTATTGACGCGTGTAAGGACGCAGGAATTAATGAATGCGTTGTTGTAATTGGGTACGGCGCCGAGCAAGTTAGAGAAGGACTTGGCAGAGATGTCTCATATGTCGTCCAGGAAGAACAGCTGGGCACGGGTGATGCGTGCCGGCGGGCTGTTGATACCCTTGGCAACCGTTCTTGCAATGTCCTCGTCCTCCCGGGCGACACACCGCTTGTGACAGCCGATGTCCTGAAGCGATTAATCAGCGAACATTCTCAGTCTGAGGCGGACGCAACTGTTCTCACGGCAGTTCTCGAAAATGGTGCGCACTATGGCCGGGTCGTACGTGGTTCGGATGGCTCAATTAAACGAATTGTCGAGGCAAAGGATGCCTCGCCTGAAGAGACTGAAATTCGTGAAATCAATACGGCTATCTATTGCTTCAAACTGGCATGCCTCCAAACTTACTTGCAGAAGATTTCGCCAAATAACAAGCAGGGAGAGTATTACCTTACGGATGTAATCGAGTTTATGGCTAATGATGGTCTGAGAGTGGGAGGAGTGGTGTCAGACGACCCGGATGTAGTTCTTGGAGTTAATGACCGCGTTCAGCTTGCGAAGCTGGGGGATGTCATTAGAAGGCGAATCCTCGAGCGGTTGATGCTGGAAGGAGTAACAGTGGTTGACCCATCATCAACATATGTTGATTGGGATGTGAAAATTGGCCAGGATACCATTCTATATCCAGGCACAATTATCGAAAAAGGATGTCAGATAGGTGCCGATTGCTTAATAGGCCCTGCGGCACGGCTGGTTAATGTGGAGGTTGGTGATCGAGTAACAATCCTTTACTCAACCGTTATTGAAAGCGTCATAGATGATGGAACTCGCGTAGGACCATTTGCAAATATACGTCCTGGATGCAAAATAGGTAAGGATGTTCGATTGGGCGACTTTGTCGAAGCAAAGAATGCGATAATTGGAAATTCGGTTTCGATGGCGCACCTCGCTTATGTAGGTGATGCTGAAGTTGGCGATAATACCAACGTCGGCGCTGGAACAATCACCTGCAACTACGATGGCATTAAGAAAAACCGCACAATAATCGGCAAGAACGCTTTTGTTGGGTCGAATGTAACCTTAATAGCGCCTGTTACTATTGGCGATGGTGCTTACATTGCTGCTGGGTCTACAATCACAAAGGACGTCCCTGCAGACTCGCTTGCGGTTGCTAGAAAGCGTCAGGAAGTTAAAGAAGGCTGGGCAAAGCGCCGTCGTGAGAAAAGCCAAAAGGATGGCAATACCTAA
- a CDS encoding carboxypeptidase regulatory-like domain-containing protein yields the protein MSGGSRLFIALRTAYILWLILSAVRVLAAECPYLYGIHDHDPAPTEYLNHIKQYGVTGGWITATVAVGHNPNDQSGVDFTSFSNAGHTVICRINNGYCDVGTIPLPEYYADFAQRCANFVSHSPGCNIWVIGNETNLAVEWPPRNGHKAYVSPESYAQCFRLCYNAIKAVRPNDKVVCQAIAPFGGPYGSGTVCGYTHDACPINWVTYMNQMLTAIKSTGGIDGIALHINSRGYTYADIHSTQKVNAGGQMLYFSFYVYKDWIDYGIPADLYHLPLYVTECNGVYYWKGGHPENPTSHYEPGWMQEIYAEINRYNQQARTEGKPIFRCINMYRWCAYCDDWNIDGASNPYKNQILSDLDQAVSQKYRWPDPGIIIDNSDSQFAVISGTWNTGTSATDKYGADYRWNSTGTGEDVVRWTPNLIQSGNYEVMAWYPAGTNRAVNAPFTVVHKDGSNTIIINQTINGGKWNSLGTFPFNAGQSGYVSLSDNAEASKVVIADAMRWEYKSPLQLPGTITGFVRNRNGSGIYGATVSTSPGGYSATTNSSGEYTLTNIMPGTYTVTASKPAYCYQTIPNVTVVSGGTTSQNFTLTMIGSNMLLNGDFEGGFQPNGVANYWTPWISPWSNSITYTDSTSPVHGGSHAQKWGRPDRYRVHGGICQSVGGVTPGRQYTVSGWIRFQATDPGAWAEIGYDLTGQTSNGEASTVQYTKLESGGQNTWLYYTKTVTATTDKISIFYKFGQYYEGGTGPSWAYADDAEIYEVPTPPVMVYVNDDGVYQTSTTSIHGSWLASDPESGIQLYSYAISTTPDESGIIPGGGWLYTSGPQGTRTGLSLVNGQVYYILVKARNPHNQWSDIMASDGIRVVQSVPSLAEAKKCLDGRWVEVQNLVCTLPATANCMGVRQSDSYVGIKLTKGTGTLPSIARGTQLTVMGRMSSAGHTRELTDVYITTGGSANGDPVLLTNRDVGGADFFYDPGPPVQGQKGTPWGRGPNNVGLTAVVFGRVIGSDPGVFYISDGCPMPNSLPIKYLSGITPPAMNAYVRVTGLVEADGILVLRQEDILTLQ from the coding sequence ATGAGCGGTGGCTCTAGACTCTTTATCGCCCTCCGCACAGCATACATTCTGTGGCTTATTCTATCTGCCGTTAGAGTATTAGCGGCAGAGTGCCCGTACCTCTACGGCATTCACGACCACGACCCTGCCCCTACCGAATATCTCAATCACATCAAACAATACGGTGTCACCGGCGGCTGGATTACTGCCACCGTTGCAGTTGGACACAACCCAAATGATCAGAGCGGCGTAGACTTCACGTCCTTCTCAAACGCTGGACATACAGTAATCTGTCGAATTAACAACGGTTATTGCGACGTCGGCACAATTCCACTACCTGAATATTACGCCGATTTCGCACAGAGGTGCGCCAACTTTGTTTCACATTCGCCTGGCTGTAATATTTGGGTCATTGGAAATGAGACAAATCTAGCAGTCGAATGGCCGCCGAGAAACGGACATAAAGCATATGTCTCGCCTGAGAGCTATGCTCAATGTTTCCGTTTGTGCTACAACGCAATCAAAGCAGTTAGACCAAACGATAAGGTCGTCTGCCAAGCAATTGCCCCTTTTGGAGGGCCGTATGGCTCCGGTACAGTATGTGGATATACCCACGATGCCTGCCCAATCAACTGGGTGACATATATGAACCAAATGCTTACAGCCATTAAGAGCACAGGGGGCATTGATGGCATAGCATTGCATATTAACTCCCGAGGCTATACCTATGCCGACATCCACAGTACTCAGAAGGTAAATGCAGGCGGCCAGATGCTATACTTCAGCTTCTATGTGTACAAAGACTGGATTGACTATGGCATCCCTGCCGATTTATATCATCTTCCACTCTATGTCACAGAGTGCAACGGCGTTTACTATTGGAAGGGGGGCCACCCAGAAAATCCGACTAGCCATTATGAACCGGGATGGATGCAAGAAATTTACGCTGAGATTAATAGGTACAATCAACAAGCAAGGACAGAAGGAAAGCCGATTTTCCGCTGTATCAATATGTATCGCTGGTGTGCCTATTGTGATGACTGGAATATTGATGGGGCAAGCAATCCGTACAAGAACCAAATCCTAAGCGACCTCGACCAAGCAGTCTCACAAAAATACCGCTGGCCTGACCCTGGCATTATCATTGATAATTCAGATTCGCAGTTTGCTGTGATATCGGGCACTTGGAACACCGGCACATCTGCTACAGACAAATACGGCGCCGACTACCGCTGGAATAGCACTGGAACAGGCGAGGATGTAGTAAGATGGACGCCAAACCTGATCCAAAGCGGCAATTATGAAGTAATGGCATGGTACCCAGCTGGCACAAATCGTGCCGTCAATGCTCCTTTTACGGTTGTTCATAAGGATGGCTCGAACACAATCATTATCAACCAGACGATAAATGGCGGGAAATGGAATTCATTAGGAACATTCCCATTCAACGCTGGACAGTCTGGCTATGTTTCCCTCTCAGACAACGCAGAGGCATCAAAGGTCGTAATTGCAGACGCAATGCGATGGGAGTACAAATCGCCGCTGCAGCTCCCCGGAACTATCACCGGCTTTGTGCGCAATAGGAACGGAAGCGGAATATATGGCGCAACAGTTTCCACAAGCCCAGGAGGCTATTCTGCTACTACCAACAGTAGCGGTGAATATACTTTAACCAATATTATGCCAGGAACTTATACGGTTACCGCCTCAAAGCCAGCATACTGCTATCAGACCATCCCCAATGTGACCGTAGTTTCAGGAGGAACTACAAGTCAGAACTTCACACTTACAATGATTGGTAGCAATATGTTACTAAACGGTGATTTTGAGGGTGGATTCCAACCAAATGGTGTGGCAAACTATTGGACCCCCTGGATTTCACCTTGGAGCAACTCAATTACATACACCGATTCAACATCGCCAGTTCACGGCGGAAGCCATGCGCAGAAATGGGGAAGACCCGACCGTTACCGCGTCCACGGAGGAATATGCCAATCGGTAGGCGGGGTGACCCCTGGACGACAGTACACTGTTAGCGGCTGGATTAGGTTTCAAGCGACCGATCCTGGCGCTTGGGCCGAGATAGGATACGATCTGACCGGCCAGACCTCAAACGGCGAAGCAAGCACGGTGCAATACACGAAGCTTGAAAGCGGCGGCCAGAACACTTGGCTATACTATACAAAAACTGTGACAGCCACTACCGACAAAATTTCCATTTTCTATAAGTTTGGCCAATATTACGAAGGCGGCACTGGGCCAAGCTGGGCTTATGCAGATGACGCTGAAATCTACGAGGTGCCCACTCCACCCGTGATGGTGTACGTCAATGACGATGGTGTCTACCAGACAAGCACAACATCCATTCATGGCTCATGGCTAGCATCCGACCCGGAATCAGGTATTCAGTTATACAGCTATGCAATTAGCACAACGCCAGATGAATCTGGAATCATTCCTGGTGGGGGTTGGCTTTACACCAGTGGCCCACAAGGCACCAGGACTGGGCTCTCGCTTGTCAATGGACAAGTATATTACATCCTGGTAAAGGCTAGAAATCCCCACAATCAATGGAGCGACATCATGGCGTCGGACGGCATACGCGTGGTGCAATCAGTGCCATCTCTTGCAGAGGCAAAGAAATGCCTGGACGGCCGCTGGGTAGAAGTTCAAAACCTTGTCTGCACTCTTCCTGCAACGGCCAACTGCATGGGGGTACGTCAATCCGACAGCTATGTTGGGATCAAACTCACAAAGGGCACAGGGACTCTGCCATCAATAGCAAGAGGCACTCAGCTTACGGTGATGGGTCGAATGTCCAGCGCAGGCCACACTAGAGAGCTGACAGATGTGTATATTACCACTGGCGGTTCGGCTAACGGTGACCCAGTTCTTCTGACAAACCGTGACGTTGGCGGCGCTGATTTCTTCTATGACCCGGGGCCGCCAGTTCAAGGGCAAAAGGGAACACCATGGGGAAGAGGCCCGAACAACGTCGGGCTGACTGCCGTTGTTTTCGGGCGGGTAATAGGTTCGGACCCAGGAGTCTTCTATATTTCCGATGGTTGCCCCATGCCCAACAGCCTGCCAATAAAATACCTTTCGGGAATAACGCCGCCGGCCATGAACGCATACGTTAGGGTAACTGGTCTAGTGGAAGCAGACGGCATCTTAGTACTCCGCCAAGAAGACATCTTGACTTTGCAATAA